A region from the Salicibibacter cibarius genome encodes:
- a CDS encoding gamma-type small acid-soluble spore protein, giving the protein MNHQQNQNNPSKTDVEKVKKQNEAAEKGKSNQTEFASETDAQKVKKQNQQASRKGQ; this is encoded by the coding sequence ATGAATCATCAACAAAACCAAAATAATCCATCGAAAACGGATGTCGAAAAGGTAAAGAAACAAAATGAGGCTGCTGAAAAAGGAAAAAGCAACCAAACAGAATTTGCAAGTGAAACAGATGCACAGAAGGTAAAAAAACAAAATCAACAGGCTTCACGTAAAGGCCAATAA